The following are encoded in a window of Poecile atricapillus isolate bPoeAtr1 chromosome 3, bPoeAtr1.hap1, whole genome shotgun sequence genomic DNA:
- the LOC131577664 gene encoding vesicular inhibitory amino acid transporter-like, with translation MAHLKQTFSSLFKCFRETPSLFLGLVRWDSCLDTDEEHMNFAKSDELNRAHSENREEPDGPLKSELGICHQDPEYKSPAPLPHAQVKLITSWEAGWNVTNAIQGIFVLGLPYALLHSGYSGLLLIVLAAALCCYTGKILIACLYEENEDGQLIRVRDTYEDIANACCKKLSPRLGGIVVNVTQVVELIMTCILYLVVSGNLLSHSFPYVPMTEKTWSVIAFVTLLPCIFIRTLKIVSKLSQLCSLVHFVIIFVVITYCVTQMHQWSWAKFGLSLEFENFLVSVGVIIFSYTSQIFLPTLEGNMKNPGEFRCMLNWTHFFACILKTTFALTAFLTWGEKTKEVITDNLPSFLETLVNLCLLTKALLSYPLPFFAATEIVYSCISKDNHTNYRSPLLVLTVRGSFLLLTLLMAMFTPHFALLMGLSGSVTGAAMTFLLPSLFHLKLKWKKLSFLEKCADISVFILGFLCSLAGIVCSIKGLLEVFGGV, from the exons ATGGCTCACCTGAAGCAgactttttcatctcttttcaaATGCTTTAGAGAAACACCATCTCTCTTTTTGGGACTGGTGAGGTGGGACAGCTGCCTAGACACTGATGAAGAGCACATGAATTTTGCTAAAAGCGATGAGCTGAACAGAGCTCACAGTGAGAACAGAGAGGAACCAGATGGACCCCTGAAATCTGAGCTTGGTATTTGTCACCAGGATCCAGAATACAAGTCCCCAGCTCCCTTGCCACATGCCCAGGTCAAACTGATCACCAGCTGGGAAGCAGGATGGAATGTAACAAATGCCATTCAG ggAATATTCGTCCTAGGATTGCCGTATGCTCTCCTCCACAGTGGATACAGTGGTCTACTTCTTATTGTCTTGGCTGCAGCATTATGCTGTTACACAGGCAAAATTCTAATTGCTTGCTTgtatgaagaaaatgaagatggGCAACTGATAAGAGTGAGAGACACGTACGAAGATATTGCAAATGCCTGCTGCAAAAAGCTGTCTCCCCGTCTAGGTGGCATAGTTGTCAATGTGACCCAAGTGGTGGAACTGATAATGACATGTATTTTGTATCTGGTTGTTAGCGGGAACTTGCTGTCACACAGTTTTCCATATGTACCCATGACAGAGAAAACTTGGTCTGTAATTGCATTTGTTACTCTGTTGCCTTGTATATTTATCAGAACTCTTAAAATTGTTTCCAAACTCAGCCAGCTTTGTTCTTTGGTTCATTTTGTTATCATCTTTGTAGTAATAACTTACTGTGTCACACAAATGCATCAATGGTCCTGGGCAAAATTTGGACTCTCGCTTGAGTTTGAGAATTTCTTGGTTTCTGTAGGGGTGATCATTTTCAGTTACACTTCACAAATATTTCTTCCCACACTTGAAGGTAATATGAAAAACCCTGGGGAATTTAGGTGTATGCTAAACTGGACTCACTTTTTTGCCTGTATCttgaaaacaacctttgcaCTTACTGCTTTCTTGACCTGGGGTGAAAAGACAAAGGAAGTTATTACTGATAACCTGCCATCATTTCTTGAAACCCTAGTGAATTTATGTCTCTTAACCAAGGCTCTTCTTTCTTACCCTTTGCCCTTTTTTGCGGCCACAGAAATTGTATATTCTTGTATTTCTAAAGACAACCATACCAATTACAGATCTCCACTGCTTGTTCTGACTGTAAGAGGCTCATTTCTCTTGTTAACTCTGTTGATGGCCATGTTCACACCACATTTTGCCCTGCTGATGGGTTTGTCAGGCAGTGTAACAGGTGCTGCTAtgacttttcttcttccttctctcttccatTTAAAACTTAAATGGAAAAAACTGTCCTTCTTAGAGAAATGTGCAGAtatctctgtttttattttgggctTCCTTTGTAGCCTTGCAGGCATAGTTTGCTCGATAAAAGGGCTGCTTGAAGTATTTGGAGGTGTGTAA